In Oryza sativa Japonica Group chromosome 3, ASM3414082v1, one DNA window encodes the following:
- the LOC4332407 gene encoding E3 ubiquitin-protein ligase XB3-like, protein MGQGASCGRPSEEVDFFGAAQSGDLARLAAAVRSRPSLLGRTTLFDRLSALHIAAAHGHLQVVSMALDLCVHPDVVNRHKQTALMLAAMHGRTECVRRLLDAGANIVMFDSSHGRTCLHYAAYYGHADCLRAILSAAQSAPVSQSWGFARFVNVRDDTGATPLHLAARQGWRRCVHVLLENGAIVSASSSAFGFPGSTPLHLAARGGSLDCVRQLLSWGADRLQRDSVGRIPYEVAMKRGHVACAALLNPSSAEPLVWPSPLKFISELEPDAKALLEAALMEANREREKRTLKGARSASPLALPSPSRSDDGAHDAAISEEAAAAGGGEVCSICFEQACTIEVRECGHQMCAACTLALCCHAKPSAAAATPCQQPLPTCPFCRGGISRLVVATTKTRAGGDDEEDDEEAGSRLASPLHRRSRRAVNHPSGDGGSTSSIMGSIASSIGKMGRRRTDSSEHVDVDKP, encoded by the exons ATGGGGCAGGGCGCCAGCTGCGGGCGGCCCAGCGAGGAGGTGGACTTCTTCGGCGCGGCGCAGTCGGGCGACctcgcccgcctcgccgccgccgtccgctccCGCCCTTCCCTCCTCGGCCGCACCACGCTCTTCGACCGCCTCTCCGCCCTCcacatcgccgccgcccacggccaCCTCCAG GTGGTGTCCATGGCGTTGGATCTTTGCGTGCACCCGGACGTCGTTAACCGCCACAAGCAG ACGGCGCTGATGCTCGCGGCGATGCACGGGAGGACCGAGTGCGTGCGGCGGCTGCTCGACGCCGGCGCCAAT ATTGTGATGTTCGATTCGTCGCACGGGCGGACGTGCCTGCACTACGCGGCGTACTACGGCCACGCCGACTGCCTACGGGCCATCCTCTCGGCGGCGCAGTCGGCGCCGGTGTCGCAATCCTG GGGTTTCGCGCGGTTCGTGAACGTGAGGGACGACACCGGAGCGACGCCGCTGCACCTCGCGGCGAGGCAGGGCTGGCGGCGCTGCGTCCACGTCCTGCTCGAGAACGGCGCCATCGTGTCAGCCTCCAGTAGCGCCTTTGG ATTCCCCGGGAGCACGCCGCTGCATttggccgcgcgcggcggcagccTCGACTGCGTCCGCCAGCTCCTCTCCTGGGGCGCCGACCGCCTCCAGCGAGACTCCGTCGG GAGGATTCCGTACGAGGTGGCGATGAAGCGAGGGCACGTCGCGTGCGCCGCGCTGCTGAACCCGTCGTCGGCGGAGCCCCTGGTGTGGCCGTCCCCGCTCAAGTTCATCAGCGAGCTCGAGCCGGACGCCAAAGCCCTCCTGGAGGCGGCGCTCATGGAGGCCAaccgggagagggagaagaggaccCTGAAAGGGGCCAGGAGCGCGTCGCCGTTGGCGTTGCCATCGCCGTCGCGTTCAGACGACGGCGCGCACGACGCCGCCATCTCTGAG gaggcggcggcggccggcggcggcgaggtgtgcAGCATCTGCTTCGAGCAGGCGTGCACGATCGAGGTGCGGGAGTGTGGGCACCAGATGTGCGCGGCGTGCACGCTGGCGCTGTGCTGCCACGCGAAgcccagcgcggcggcggcgacgccgtgccAGCAGCCGCTGCCGACCTGCCCGTTCTGCCGCGGCGGCATCTCCCGGCTGGTGGTGGCGACGACCAAGACCAGagcaggcggcgacgacgaggaggacgacgaggaggcgggcAGCAGGCTGGCGTCGCCGCTGCACAGGAGGTCTCGCCGGGCGGTGAACCAccccagcggcgacggcggcagcaccAGCAGCATCATGGGCAGCATTGCGTCGTCGATCGGGAAGATGGGCAGACGGCGAACCGACAGCAGCGAACACGTCGACGTCGACAAGCCCTAG
- the LOC4332408 gene encoding uncharacterized protein, giving the protein MSRLASASGLHRLRRSPWEVLWSGLASCGLTLLSQLAVAMVPRLFPSLSLLAMLPVAGVVFLAVIVVGRFWRRFIGVAASAPLFVLFNILFLWGVYVFVIRGGTSSLLDMVINAECAMLLFGLYRIFSGDPGIVIYESSFFEEAGCKDFVEAICPSEKFSSLPRVRHCNCCKANVRGYDHHCPAFGNCIGQKNHRLFMALLTGFVVAESTYTMCSTKYITRCINSGTIRSENPMSVNMVIGTMLFSVLQVLWQAVFLIWHIYCICFNIKTDEWINWKKYPEFQMKEQPQSDSGVKFVNPYDKGVLCNIIEFLKPK; this is encoded by the exons atgagcaggctggcgtcggcgtcggggcTCCACCGGCTGCGGCGGTCGCCATGGGAGGTGCTGTGGTCGGGGCTGGCCTCCTGCGGCCTCACGCTCCTCTCGCAGCTCGCCGTGGCCATGGTGCCCCGCCTcttcccttccctctccctcctcgccatgCTCCCCGTCGCAG GCGTGGTGTTCCTGGCCGTCATCGTGGTGGGCAGGTTCTGGAGGAGGTTCATCGGAGTGGCGGCATCGGCGCCGCTGTTCGTACTGTTCAACATCCTCTTCTTGTGGGGCGTCTACGTGTTTGTCATCCGGGGAG GCACTTCTTCCCTGTTAGATATGGTAATTAATGCTGAATGTGCAATGCTTTTGTTTGGACTTTACAG GATATTTTCTGGTGATCCTGGCATTGTGATCTATGAATCTTCATTTTTCGAAGAAGCTGGCTGTAAGGATTTTGTGGAAGCTATATGCCCGAGTGAG AAATTTTCATCACTTCCAAGGGTAAGGCACTGTAACTGCTGCAAAGCAAATGTTAGAGGTTATGATCACCATTGTCCTGCATTTGGTAACTGCATAG GACAGAAAAATCATCGGCTGTTTATGGCCCTTTTGACAGGCTTTGTTGTCGCTGAATCGACATATACAATGTGTTCAACTAAAT ATATCACTAGATGCATAAATTCTGGAACTATAAGATCGGAG AATCCTATGTCTGTTAACATGGTAATCGGCACAATGCTCTTCTCTGTTCTCCAAGTGCTCTGGCAG GCTGTGTTCTTGATATGGCACATATATTGCATCTGCTTCAACATCAAGACAGATGAGTGG ATAAACTGGAAGAAATACCCTGAATTCCAGATGAAGGAACAGCCTCAATCAG ATTCTGGAGTAAAGTTTGTGAATCCATATGACAAAGGCGTGCTCTGTAACATTATAGAATTTCTGAAGCCGAAATAA
- the LOC4332409 gene encoding putative clathrin assembly protein At2g25430 — MSSSTIRKALGAVKDQTSIGLAKVTSNIAPELDVLIVKATSHDDEPAEERHIREILHLTSGSRAHVAAAVAGCSRRLSRTRDYVVALKSLMLVHRLLADGDPSFHRELLHATRRGTRLLNLSDFRDEAHSGSWDHSAFVRTYALYLDQRLEFFLHERKQGSGSNASSSANGPSPRDRWGSPDPYGRRSPSYSSPPGNGNGYGYGGYDDYRERNGNNNTDDKKPPTPVRDMKPERVLARMHHLQQLLDRFLACRPTGGAKHSRMVLVALYQIVRESFQLYADICEVLAVLLDRFFDMEYAECVKAFEAYASAAKQIDELCAFYGWCKETGVARSSEYPEVQRVTDKLLETLEEFMRDRAKRPKSPPREPEPEPVKEEEPEPDMNEIKALPAPEDYKEPEPEKVEEEVKPEPPPQPQGDLVDLREETVTADEQGNRLALALFQGPPAAGGSNGSWEAFPSNGGNEVTSAWQNPAAEPGKADWELALVETASNLSKQKATMTGGMDPLLLNGMYDQGAVRQHVNAQVTTGSASSVALPPAGQKTQVLALPAPDGSMQNVGGDPFAASLSFPPPSYVQMAEMEKKQQFLTQEQMMWQQYQRDGMQGQSSLAKLDRAYNNGFAPNPAMPYGMPAAYNTNPMPMAYTANTGYYYPTY; from the coding sequence atGTCGTCGAGCACGATCCGGAAGGCGCTGGGGGCGGTGAAGGACCAGACCAGCATCGGTCTGGCCAAGGTCACCAGCAACATCGCGCCGGAGCTCGACGTGCTCATCGTCAAGGCTACCAGCCACGACGACGAGCCGGCCGAGGAGCGACACATCCGCGAGATCCTCCACCTCACCTCCGGctcccgcgcccacgtcgccgccgccgtcgcgggaTGCTCCCGGAGGCTGTCCCGCACCCGCGACTACGTCGTCGCGCTCAAGTCGCTCATGCTCGTGCACCGCCTTCTCGCCGACGGCGACCCTTCCTTCCACCGCGAGCTCCTGCACGCCACGCGCAGGGGCACTCGCCTCCTCAACCTCTCCGACTTCCGCGACGAGGCTCACTCCGGTTCATGGGACCACTCTGCCTTCGTCCGTACCTATGCGCTGTACCTCGACCAGCGCCTTGAGTTCTTCCTCCATGAGCGCAAGCAAGGCTCCGGCTCCAACGCCAGTTCCAGTGCAAATGGCCCGTCACCGCGTGACCGCTGGGGATCACCTGACCCATATGGTCGCCGGTCACCCTCATACTCCTCACCCCCTGGAAACGGAAATGGGTATGGATATGGTGGTTATGATGATTACCGTGAGAGGAACGGCAACAACAACACTGATGACAAGAAGCCGCCGACCCCAGTGAGAGACATGAAGCCAGAACGGGTCCTTGCCCGTATGCACCACCTGCAACAGCTGCTCGACAGGTTCCTTGCTTGCCGCCCCACAGGTGGTGCCAAGCACAGCAGGATGGTGCTGGTCGCGCTGTATCAGATTGTGAGAGAGAGCTTCCAGCTCTATGCTGATATATGTGAGGTGCTCGCAGTGCTGCTGGATAGGTTCTTTGACATGGAGTATGCCGAGTGCGTGAAGGCATTTGAGGCATATGCCAGCGCCGCAAAGCAGATTGACGAGCTTTGTGCATTCTATGGCTGGTGTAAGGAAACTGGGGTCGCTAGGTCATCAGAGTACCCAGAGGTGCAGCGTGTTACCGATAAGTTGCTGGAGACATTGGAGGAATTTATGAGGGACCGAGCAAAGCGGCCCAAGAGCCCACCTCGGGAGCCTGAGCCTGAACCTGTAAAGGAGGAAGAGCCTGAGCCAGATATGAATGAAATCAAGGCACTGCCAGCACCAGAAGACTACAAGGAGCCTGAACCTgagaaggtggaggaggaagtAAAGCCAGAGCCCCCACCGCAACCCCAGGGTGATTTAGTGGATCTTAGAGAAGAAACTGTGACTGCAGATGAGCAAGGTAACCGGCTTGCTCTGGCCCTCTTCCAAGGGCCACCTGCAGCTGGTGGAAGCAATGGCTCATGGGAGGCCTTCCCCTCAAATGGTGGCAATGAGGTGACTTCTGCATGGCAGAATCCTGCAGCTGAGCCTGGGAAGGCTGACTGGGAACTTGCCCTTGTGGAGACAGCGAGCAATCTGTCCAAGCAGAAGGCCACAATGACAGGTGGTATGGATCCATTGCTACTGAATGGTATGTATGATCAGGGTGCCGTGCGCCAGCATGTCAATGCACAAGTGACAACTGGGAGTGCCAGCAGCGTTGCTCTACCTCCGGCTGGACAGAAAACACAAGTGCTGGCTCTGCCAGCACCAGATGGTTCAATgcagaatgttggtggagaccCGTTTGCGGCGTCCCTTAGCTTCCCACCACCGTCCTATGTTCAGATGGCAGAGATGGAGAAGAAGCAGCAGTTCTTGACTCAGGAACAGATGATGTGGCAGCAGTACCAGAGGGATGGCATGCAGGGCCAGTCAAGCTTGGCCAAGCTCGATCGGGCTTACAACAATGGCTTCGCCCCCAACCCAGCCATGCCTTATGGGATGCCTGCAGCATATAACACGAACCCCATGCCAATGGCTTACACTGCAAATACTGGGTACTACTACCCCACTTACTGA